The region TACAAGCTACTCATTAATCTGACACTTTAGGAGCAATATTTACAAAGTTTTTGTCGTGGTACTAATGTATCTGCTTCAAaccccttcagttttttcacattgtgttaTGCTGCAGCCTAATGCTAAAACcgtttaaataaattttttcctcatcaatctacatacaataccccataatgacaaagcgaaaacaggGTTATCGAaattttctcaaattattttaaaatgagaaactgaaatatcacattgacataagtatccAGACCCTTTACTCGATACTTAGTTGAAACACCTTTGGCAGCAACTACAGCCTTGAGTTTTCTTGGGTATAATGCAACAAGCTTGCACACCAGGATTTCgggattttctgtcagtcttttCTGCAGATCCTCAAACTCTGTCgggttggatggggaccatccgtggacagccattttcaggtctctccagaaaTGTTGGATttggttcaagtcagggctctggcagTGCCACTCAAGGGTTGAGTGGCATTGGGTTgtctctttttcagttttttaaaattctgtttttgctttgtcattatcaggtattaagtgtagattgatgagggaaaaaatgaatataagcaattttagcataaggttAAAACATAACAAAAGCTAGCTGTGACTTACCTTCAGattgcatttttacacaaagcAAGGACTTTGAGTTTTGCACAAATTTCTTACAGGAGGAATAATTAGGATTGTATAATACAGACTTAAAAGAATATGAAACCAATCTTTTTCCCATCCTTGTAAAGTTTTAATTTAGATAGCCCAAAATCACCAATAACAAATTTGCTTCAATGTCCACATATAACACCTTCTATCCTTAGAGCCACAATTCAgataaggaaaacaaaatcacaaaatccTGTTTGTCAAAAAGAGCCATGCATGTCTACAGCTACAGCAGTATTATActaacagtaaaataattttctgtcagcagcattttaaaggCAATGTGCTATTGAATTCATATTTTCCTTCTCACCGCATCCACGTTTTCATTTAGTCTGTTTTCTGGCTTTTTCCATAACAGTCAATCATATCTCAGATCAAACAATGATGGCAATCAATTTAGAAAAGATAACACaaggtatacagtataaaaacagacttaattaaaacaacatttttttaaaatcagttggtTTAGTTGAAGTGAGATTTTACCACTATGTGGTGCCCCTTTCTGTTAAATGAGACAGACTTGTCAGTCTTCAGAGTGACCTCTCCTATATAAAGAGTTGGTGCATGTTATGATAGATATATTCTAGTCTAAATGTATGAACAGAGAGTTCATACATTAACTGAAGTTGATAGTGCGGTTGAGACCTGGTACTGTATGGTCAATAAGTACCATAGAATAATGTAACTCTGTAGAAATCCCCAcacattgtttttgtcctcTATCTGCTTTCCAACCTAGCTATCTTTCCCACGTCTTCTACTAATGATAGACCAGCAGCTGCCTACACAACCACATAATGattaatacacacattaataccACATAATACTTattcaggagcttcagttaatgttcacatcaaacatcagaatgggtaAAAATATGATCTCATTGACTTGACCTTGGCATGATTTTTGATACCAGACAGACTAGTTTGAGTCTTTCTGAAACTCTGATTTTTTTACGCACAACATTCTTAAGAGTTTACTCTTGAATTTTtagaatggtgccaaaaacaaaaaacatccagtgagcgaCTGGTTGATGGGAGAGGTCAGGGGAAAATGGACtgtttggagctgacagaaaggctatggtaactTGGATAACCactggtgagcagaaaagcatctaaGAATGCACAACACCTCCAACCCGGAagtggatgggctacaacagtaGAAGACCACGTCaatttcctctcctgtcagccaagaacagaaatctgaggttgCAGTGGGCataggctcaccaaaactggacagttgaagactggaaaaatgtaccCTGCTCTGCTGAATCTGCTGAGGCACGCCAATAGTGGGTTggaatttggtgtcaacagcatgatgattccatggacccaaccttcCTTTGGTTCGACAGttcaggctgctggtggtggtgtaatgttGTTGGGAatgttatgctgctataggcctagtCTGcggggacttcccatgatgcaccgagcctctctctcctcctcttctcttttctgtaCACATTGATATCTCATTACTCTatgttactaacttggcttcttctcacTCCTGTACTTTTGTGCTTTCCCggttctctcttttctccccctgTTGTTTTCTGCTGGTATTTCTACCTTCAGAGCCGCAGAGTCTGAATCTATGATTGCAAGCTACCTACtacccccatgatcctgctcagcaCCCACTGCTgcaatcattattattattattattattattattattattattactacatCTCTATGTGGATTGTGCTATGTTATCTTTTCtactgctccctctctctctctcaatttatcgctctctctctcgccatctctctttctctctcaacccaatcgCTCGAGGCAGATGGCTACCCATCTAGAGCCcggttctgctcaaggtttcttgctgttaaaagggagtttttccttgccactgttgtcaagtgcttgctcatgggggaatcTGGGGCTCTGTAAATATTACTGAgaagagtacagtctagacctcctctatatgaaaagtgccctgagataacctctgttataaTTTGGCGCTACATAAATgaaattgacttgacttttcTTGGCAAACTTTTGGCCCCTTAAtagctacttccagcatgataatactccatgtcacaaagcaaaagtaatctcaaactggtttcatgaacatgacagtaaGTTCggtgtacttcagtggcctccccagtcacatCTGAATCCAATACAACACTGTTGGGGTGGGGATAAAACAattgtgcagctgacaaatctgcagcaatgatgtgatgcaatcatgtcagcATGGACCAGAATCTAAAGGAATGTTTTCCAACATCTtcatgccatgaagaactgaggctgttttgagaaaaaagggaggTCCTACCCAGTATTCGTATTGTGTTCCTAAAAAAGTGCTTAGTGAGTGCTTagagtataaaaataaatttgtcaaCCTAATGGAGACACAATTTCTTGTAGCTTATCAGCCCACATATGCATAAATCTGAGAGAAGCTTCAACCTGCAGATAATATTGAGTATTGGTCGGGCTGTAATTTGTAGTGTGAAAATCTGGAGAAACACAGGTCTGGTTTTTAAGGAAGACCAAAATGGTAATCACGGCTTGCTTATTTTTTCCCGTAACataccaaacaaaacaaaaaaacaaaaaaatcagacagaatGACAGCATCTTTGTATAAAACACgatgttttatatttcattggAATTTGGGTCATAGCTAATATATCTGGTCTGGTCTGCTTCTTAGCCCCCGCAAACTCAGCTAAACAGTAGCCTCAGTTATACAACACAGTGCATTTGTGGGTCATGGGTCATCCAGCTCACCTCTACCAGGAATACTATTTGAACTGAATGGTTGGGCTGTTGGTATTggtatatatgtgtgtaagATTTTGTCACAAGATTACTTGATACATACAGGTCTTTAACTTTGTcttaaaaaatctaaaatgaaacAGTGATCAGCTACGCCAAATGTTGACTGTGTGATGGAGCATCTAGTAATATGTGCaacctgtttttcaaatgtcctCTGTATGTTTATTTCCATCTCTGTATGTATGCAGCTGAACTGGAGTTTGTtcagataataataatcctCCTGGTGATGACCCTCATGATAGTTGTGATCATCTGCCTACTCAGCCACTATTGGCTGCCAGCCGTGGCCTTCCTCAGCAGAATCAGCCACACCCAGAGAGACCAGGCCACACAACTGGTAGGTGATATTACTACCACACCAAGAGAAGTTGTGATTATCTAGAGATTGATCCACTTCTTAGTTTATCCATTAACAAGAAAACAGAcaccaaaatcaaaaatgagaACGGCCCTCGTAAATGAGTGGATTTTGGGCTCCATATTAATAGTTTAAGTATTTAGACTggaaattttcatttgataagACAGTGTTTTGTGGTTTCCCATGTTGCTGGCAAATGCAGTAGATACAGataggtacataagtatttggacagttacacagttttagtaattttgcctctgtacactaccacaatggatctgaaacgaagccatcaagatgtgattgaagctTAGACTTTTCTTATCTGTTATTAGCACTGCAgctaaaacaactgaaatgaatgaCCACTAAAACTGGGATTTGAAGTTATATGTTAAATAAGCAAATGGACATTATAGCTCAAACTATATTGAATTTTTTAGGCCAGCACAAATTTCAATattatacagttttaaaaaattgtataacaataaaaaaaccaCTGTTCATTTTTGATCCATGCTTGATAAGGATCCCTTCAATTTCTTCAAGAGTTTTTAAAGAACTGTGGTAAAGATATGCATGTAGagagtgacacatttttcagtgtgacaAGTATCTTGTCATTGCTCTTTGGCAGACAAACTGTAACGGAGACACTGTTTTGAAATGAGCTCAAACATACTGTGCACCATTTTGTTGTCATATTTTTATCTAATTTCTTGTCAGTTTTCAGCTGGTATAAACGCTGATACTGCTGACAATGCAGGCTTTACTTGAAATCCACGGGAGCTAATCAAGCTTTCTGTCATTGCTCCTCTCATTCCCAGTGGTGTCACACACTCAACTGAATGGTCGGTTCAGCCGCAGTACGGTCATCTATTTCTGTCAGCAACCGTGCGCAGAACTTGatttgtttcagttcatttaggtTAACAAATAgatggagacagaaacaaaaccaaaatactttAGAGATGAGGGTTATCATATATTGTTCATCCCAGTCTCAACAAAAAGAGTTGCTTTTGCAGCAGCATGGCACTCTCCCCTACTCAGTCCCTGATATCTGCCTTCTGGCAGGCTCATATTTGGTCAGACTCAACCTTTTGAAATtgacaacaaatcaaaaaaaacaaacaaatgatatGTGATTGTGAAAATGTGGTACATCAGAGTCTAGGCTTTTAATAATTGAATCACTGATTCACCAGTAATGTCCATTCATTCTTTTTGTGTATGTAATGAAGGAAATATATGAAATACTCTCTGCCTGGGGTCCACACAGTTTACATGGTGAAAATACAACCATACAGATTTACACTGCTCATCATAATACATTAAGATTAATACATCACAATGCACATCTGctatatattaaataataacaattgACACAATTTAAATAGCATAAACACAAGGAAAATAGAGAGGCTCCAGCTGAATCTATCATTACCTAACAGATAAATATCATAATTAACACTACATGCCCATGGAACTCTTACACACCAAAGAACATATATTAACAACTAAAATTTCTTCTTAAGTAATAcacttttagcattttttaaaaaacatacatattatTTTGCTGTGTAATATAATTTGGGAGTGAATTCCATTCCTTGTACGTTAAACTGATTTGGTTTAGGATTTTGGCAAAGTAAAACAACTTCCTTTAGCGTGCCTTATTGAATAATTGTGTGTACTTGAACTTCAGGATAGTTTTTAAGCAATCAATTTTTCACTTCAAACCAAGAGAGACATTCATGCATTTTACTAACACTTGTTCTCAACCCACAAGAAAGTGCTACATGTGCCACCCTATTCTGGACCAGTTGCAATTCTCATATATTACCTAATGAAGTATTGGACCAAACTGCTGAGCATTAACCCAGGTGAGACAAACCCAAAGCTTGAATTTTGTGTTTGATAGTTTGTCATACAATATATTTTGCACATCTCGTAATTACAGACAAAATATTTCCCATTTTAGTTACCACTTTAAGTATGTGTTTGTCCCATGATAATTTATTATCTATGATAACTCCCTTACCCctgttttattaatgtgttaTTTATACTAAGatcattatttgatttaaaacataaagaatAACTTTTTCCTATTGCAACCCTGGTTGTTTTAGACATATTCAAAATAAGTTTATTACTCTTGATCCAATCTACAACAAACTTCAACTCCTGATCTAGATTTGTATTTAAATCACTAATTGTTGCGTCTGCTAAATCTATTGTGTAGTCATCAGCTTACATTCAGATACTAGTGGATTTTagataattagaaaaaaaaatgtgtatagcAGTGGCATAAGACAACTTCCATGAGGCACTCAATGTTATACATGTTTAACATCTGAATAACGtctattaaaatacagcatctGCATTGTATCACTCGGataaccatttatccattataATACAGACTAAGAAAAACCATAATATTTGAACTTTTTCATCATTAACTCATGATCAGTGATGTCAAAAGCTAATGAATAATTAAGCAAACTACTTCTTCTCTTCACcgtgtagaaacatctcaaagatgattaAGAGAAAGGGAAGCCCCCATGATCTAGATTTCAAGTTTCATAGCAAAGGGTGTCAATACcaatgtcaatgtgatatttcagttttgcaaaaaaattctaaaattcttctttcgctttgtcattatcgACTATTgggtgtagattgatgagggaaaaaaatgaatttaaacgattttagcataaggctgcaacttaacaaaatgtaaaaaaaatgaaggggtctgaatactttccgaatGCAATGTACACATAAtgccaaaacattatgaccaccCCTACCTAATATACTGTTGGTGCTTTGCATGTCAGCAAAACAGCTCAGACCCACTGAGGCATGGACTCTACAAGACCTCTAAAGGTGCCTGTGGTATCTGGCACCAAGATGATAGCAGCAGATACTTTAAGTCCCGAAAAGTTTCTGTTTCCTTGTCTATCCCTCCTCAGACCACTTTCCAGAGCACCCCACGAGCCTTGCTGTTTCAGAGAAGCTCTGACCCAGTCATCTggctataataataatttggcCCTTGTCAAAGTGGTTCAGGTCTTTATCGCTGCACATTTCTCCCACATCCAACATGTTGACTACGAGAAGCAACTGTTTGCGTACTGTCTAATATATCCCAGAGCTTGACATGCACCTTTATTACAACATAATATTTATTCACTTCATTTATGAGTGGTCATGATGTTCAATCAGAGACATCACCAAATGTCAagttaaaactttaaaatggcTCACTTAGATGAGACattcaagttttaaaatcctttgtAATTATTCCATATAGAAAATGCAAAGTAGCGAAGGCAGTATGTCCAAGTTCAGTATTTACCCAAGGGGTGACTAGAGTTAAACAGACCTGAGATCTGCTCTGGTGAGTACTGGTTTTAAATTAGAGAAGGGGAGTTATATACTGAGCAGAAGCTCAGCTTTTGTAGGAGAcctttctaaataaacatgataGAGTTCCTTTCTTGTTGCTAGTGAGGACCAGCCTACTTTTCCATATAATACAGTGATGAGTACAATATTTATTACCTATGAGTaaacaaaatccacatttaTAAACTGCATCAAGTTTTTTAAGATGGAGCAAGCAACATATAGGAGATCTCCGTAGCCAAACACAGAACTGATGGTTGCCTGTACAACCATCTTTCTGTCCTCAACACACAAACGTGCTTTATTGTGATATTAGAGAACCCATTTATATCTTTAGTTTCTGTGCCAGTTACTCCACGTGTAAAAGTCAGAGTGCTTTTGAGGATAGAAGCAAGGAGATATGAACTGGAATAATGGTTCATTGAGAATAACAATAAACTTTGGATCCTGCAGAGTTgtctgaaaaacattaaaggcAGACTTTAATCTTGAGTTGATGAGGAGCCAAATGGTTACAAGATTGTGtcatttgcataaaaatgaatattctaAGTCTGTGTTGGAATGAAAATATTGTTCAGCACGGCACAGACCCTTGTGGTACTCCCTTCTTCATCCCAAGGGAGGTTGTTTTGAAACCATCAGTACAGTTCGCCTGTGTTCTATCAGAcaaatttgaatgaatgactgCTATGTTATAGTCtagatcagtggttcccaaaggGGGGGGTTGGGAACCCTTTGGGAGTAGGGGACCCCTTTGGGGTTTGTGAGATGATTTccagaaatcaaatgaaatttaaaaatgattcaaaatagCATATTTTAGACAGAATTGttacaaaagataaaaatttatagttaaatttcaaataaaaccttgcaaataaaaaaatatgttgtagAGCcttctgattttctttgtctcaatGAAAGCACCACAGGAAAGATTGCGGCATGTGCACATAGGTAATTTTTTTGTGATCTAGCTCAATTCAAAATCTTAGGCTTTAAGCCTAGAATATTATTGTCCTCAGAGTGAAATGTTGGTTAATAACtgaccaaaaacaaagcagagaggCCAGTGGAGGAAAGCGGAGAAGCACCATCATCAGAAAGGCCATTGACCTCTTCTATGGGAGGAGAATGCCCCGCGTGTCAGCAGGACATCCATTTGCAGTCGTGCCAGACTTCCTCCAATGTCGAAAATATTGAGAGGAATTTATCCAGTACGGATTCACGTGTCATCATCAACTAAGTACAACATCCCCAATGTGTAGTGTGCACCGAGGTGGTTGCACATGAAAGCCTAAAGTCTGTAAAAATGTTATGACACTTGAAAACTAAGTAGCCCTCTGTTGCTGCTAAACCAGTACATTTTTTTCCGCTGAGTGGAAATTGGTAGGACTGATACGTTTTCTGAGCTGGGCATATTCAAGGAGGAATTCACTGTTACCGCAGTGAAGAAGTCTATCACTTCCCACCTTCGAGCCCTCCTGGAACACTTTAACAAGTATTTCCCAGAGGAAACAGCTCCGGAACAATATGACTGGATAACATCACCATTCGCTGTAACAAGGGCAAATCATTTGACATCCAAGCTGGAGGACgttttgttttaactttcaAGTGACCGAACCTTAAAGATAACGTTTAATTCCATGACGCTGGCTGAGTTCTGGATTACAGTTGAGAGGGAATAGCCACAGCTATCCAAGGCTGCTATGGATGTACTAATGCTGTCTGGCTCTATCTACTTATGTGAAAATACTTTCTTGGCACTGACGTAAATGTGGAGGATGATCTCTGAATGGCCCTCTCTAAAATTAACCCCAGAATGTACTTGCTGTTCTCCAAGCATTGAGCCTAATCATCCCGTTAGTAAGtgagtaaaattttaaaaaatgtaagtttCCACATGATTCCACATCATTCACACAGTAAACAGCACTGGATTCCACTAGAATCATTAGGAGGACGAATAGCTATTTCTAGGAATGTTCATTGATTTGTTATGTAGTGGTTATAATGACTTGAaaatgggagaaagagagagatttttgaGTGATTTATGAATGAGCTGGGAGCATAAACAAATCAGAGTGAGAACGAGAGCGAAGGAGTGGcaattgagaaaacaaaagattgaAGAAGAGACACACAGCTTAATTTACTAATAGTTTGATCATGGTCACATACTAAAGCAGTATTGCACAATGGTAAAGACAATGACTTTGTATGTTGTTTCCTCGTATGTTAGAAGCGTTTGTCAAACAttccccttgtttttttttgatgtgttaCCAGACTAATTTGCTAAATTTTCACAGTTCTTAACATGGGCTCAAAACACTTAAAAGACTTGTAAGTCCTGAGTTTTGATTCATCAGTCCTTGGAactattttgtaaaaaaaaaaaaagggctgctATACCGCTATAGTCTTAGAATCTAAGGACCACTTGTTGTCACCTACTCTAGCTACCTGTGTCTGGTGAATTAAATGGGTTCCtttgctctgtttgtttgtgttcaggtGGTGCATGGTCATCTAAACAGCAACCTGCCACCcttaatgcagcagcagcagctgtgtcaCTTCCAGCCTACCTACCCTTACCTGCAGCAGGAAATCATCAACCTCCCCCCCTTAATCTGCCTGTCAGACGGGGAGGAGCTATTGCCCTACAAAGGTCCCTGCAGTTTACAGCTCCGACacccagagcagcagctggagctgAGCCAAGCAGCGGTGCGCGCTCCGCCAAACCGGACCGTCTTTGATAGTGACCTCATagatatttatacacacatggGGAACTACCCCAGCTCCACAGCCTGTTACAGCCAGTACAGCAATAATGTGCCACCTACAGACAATATGTCAGGACATGAAACTTCTCAGGCAGTGTTCCATGCTGGCAGCAGTGGTCCAGACAGCACAACAAAGGCTTCCACTGACTTAAACAGCTGATAGAAGAAAGAAGCATTagagaagaaagaggggagCTGAGTTTTATTCTCCACATTTCTTCAGTCACCTGAGGGGAGGGCAGTCTGTCTACCTTAGCTGTACTCCCTCAGTTAACATGAACTAACTTCAAGAGCTTGTTAGTTTTTATTAGGAAATTAAATCTCTGCTTTGGTTGTCTATTTTTGTATgctttacatttctgtatgCTGGCACTGTGGACATTCCAACTCTGTTGTAAAGAGGACTGAGCCCAGTCATAAAAGtaatgattttctgttttgatgttACAGGCCTATGGACAAACCCCTCTTAAATTCAGAAATTTGCACTGAAATTATTCACTGGGACGTACTGTGGTATGTAATCTGCttgtgttatatttatttttgagtaaAGGAGCTCTTAAGGTATATATTATTAGGAATattacttgttttgttgtctgtgaCAGAACACTGCTCCAGTCTGAAGGATGCACATTACAGGTAAGACTAGGagccttttttgtgtttctgtttgacattGCTGAGAAAATGGTCCATCCAGCCTTTATATGGATGTCACCACCTTGAGCACTTTTAGCTTCTGattgaagaaaagacagaattgTGGGAAAGTTAGTGTCCCTCTTTAAGTAATGCATAACAATACTAATTTGTCTTTCTCAGTGCCATTGTTTTCCAACTGCATTGATCGAATTTATGCTTATACTGAACCTCTGAATTCAAAAGTACTCTTGTTGAGTACATTTTAATTCAGATAGTAGTTTACgtctaaatataaaaataattgaaattaaatgagaTTATGCCTTATATTGACTTTAAACAAGCAAAGTTtgaaagtaaaacaattttAGAGAATGGACTaaaactagagctgcaacaattatgagtgagattttttttcattgatcttttcatttgtttttgaaattagtTGTTTAGTCTGTTCTGGTCCCAAattccaaagatattcagttacaataacataaaacagaaaaaggcagcaaatccttTCTCTTGAGAAACTGAAACCAAGCAAATGATTGTcattttgcttaataaatgactAATTACTAACAAATTAACTAATATTTTCAGCACAACTGCTGTTAGTTTAACAGCAATTAGAGATATCTGTACAGTTCTGCAGTTTAAGCTTTTTGCCAGGATACAGTTTTGCACTTCTGACCACTTCTAAAACTTGCCACTGTGTAGCTGTGGTACTAAACTATGAGGCACTTTAAGATTCAGTTTCAGCTTCAAAAATAggaaggattttaaattaaGAGGTTTAGTATGAGCAGAACTGTTCTCACATGAAACCCTCCAGCCACACACCAGAGCACATGAAATACCTGATAAGCTTTTCCTAAGTGacttaaacagcatttaaaaactgGCACcacattaacattcattagaaatatttaatatattagCTAGGACCTGTTccaacaaaaaagttttttttctaaaataaccTTTTCAAGTGTTTATTATTCTGTTCCACATCTACATGTTTTCCTTAAACATAGTTCatcaaaattatattatattatattatattatattatattatattatattatattatattatattatattatattatattatattatattatattatattatattatattatattatattatataaaacacTAACTTTGAGCAGAATTTGAATTCGATCCACAGTCCAGAGTTTGCTGTAACGGCTTGGGACCAGATTCTCCatgtttctgctttcttttgtcACTCATTCAGAGAAGGCAGGTTACATGTTGTTCTTACTGCTTCTGCTACAtgctgctgctttcatgtgttCAAACTGTTACTTAGGACAAATGTCTGAAGTATATTTGtgttctgtctttattttttactttaaacaagcttttttattttgctaatttccagtttacagtttttctgaCTTGTTTACAGGTGAGTTTGAATGTTACATGAATATGAGCTAACTTCATGCCTGATGGTGACAGTGCATCTGCCAGATGAAACCACTTGCACTTAAAAAGACCCCACCTCTGTTGTGCCTCATTTCCAATGGTGCTTTTTCAGCAGTCTGACTCTTGAGTCTTGAtctgtacagtactgtatatagcttaatatattttacacatGTTCTGCCCAGTGGGAAAAAACCCCACAGAGAACATTgttaatattgtaaatatgtTAACATTGAAACAAAGTGAATGCATCAGGAAGGCGATCCTTGTAAGAAtgtgttctgtctttttttttcgaggaaacagaaaatatgtaattttacagGCATGACCTGGATCGACAGCACATTTAGCATTTCCAACGTTGTTTCACAAGCCATCCCAGTTTATCAGGAAAACTACACTAATAGCTTGTTTTGAGGACTTTGTATATTCCCTGTAGAAATATGATAGAATAATATTACTAAACTTAAAATGCTAATATCACTTAAACATTGACAGTGATGTCCCACAATGCATTGCATATTGCAAAGccgatgataaaaaaaaatcaaatcttcaATTCTTTTGACCATTTCAAAGCACAATGatgaaaatttaaagaaaaacatcaaaggttttaaaaaacatgttttacctCACAATTTCCTGCCAAAACAATACATGTAAAGATCCCTTACGTTTGGTATTTTGTTAGACTACACATTTCTAACGGTACAATACAGTGCATTGCATTATTGGAAATGTAGGATGcattatttttgatgaaaatcaGGGACTAAAGGTCAGGATATCTCAGAATCTCCTGCTCAGATTTCAAcactctgttttcagtctttctcaAATGATTTCTCCCCAGTTAATGTATACACAATACAAGATCATtggaatatttatttaaacatttatatatttatttcttttcagtttttttttttttttttaaaggaccagtgtttAGGATTTAGTGGTATCTAGTGatgaggttgcagattgcaaccaactgaacacccctcccctcacccctccctttcatTAGGGAGCAATTAAGGACAACATATGTTGCCCCTCAGgtaatgtaaaaaacataaaaagccCTTTCCGGAGCCAGAATTTGGTTAGTCCGTTCTGGGCTACTTTAGAAACATTGCAGTGCAACATGGCGGCCTCCATGGAAGAGGACC is a window of Xiphias gladius isolate SHS-SW01 ecotype Sanya breed wild chromosome 24, ASM1685928v1, whole genome shotgun sequence DNA encoding:
- the LOC120786369 gene encoding protein TMEPAI-like, whose protein sequence is MVVVILQLYLRPSLLSWLPEAPGLGLSSEVSSNSALWSPLPPSNHLVIESVVVPAMRLSIYHTELQCHDVGCVLGVGADRLLDRSLLSAHQQPTGGSALRHPCLLQNRTVPGSSSNTRSNGFCSCNCTRSQNQGMDISELEFVQIIIILLVMTLMIVVIICLLSHYWLPAVAFLSRISHTQRDQATQLVVHGHLNSNLPPLMQQQQLCHFQPTYPYLQQEIINLPPLICLSDGEELLPYKGPCSLQLRHPEQQLELSQAAVRAPPNRTVFDSDLIDIYTHMGNYPSSTACYSQYSNNVPPTDNMSGHETSQAVFHAGSSGPDSTTKASTDLNS